From Fusarium oxysporum f. sp. lycopersici 4287 chromosome 10, whole genome shotgun sequence:
CGTCTTTGCCCTTGAATTCTTGTGAACCCGAAATGGAGTTTGCAAAGAACATGCCCTCCCAAGAATTAGGATAGTAGAGCTCAATTTTGCCGCTGACTGACTTGTGTTTGGAGTGAAGAACCGAAAGCACGGGTCTGGCCATGCTGATTTCAGCAAGCTCAGATCCTTCCGGGAGAACAATGTATGGATCGCTACCATCTGTCGGATCATAGGGCTTGACGGGAGGAATCGTTTCGCCGATGGTAGCAAGGCTCGTCCACAGGGGCTCCAGAATCGTCACATGCGTATCGCCACTCTTTGTGTCCGTGATGACTGTTGGCTTCGCCTTTTCGTTTATAGTCAACAAACTCGAGTCCAGCACTGGCCAGATTTGCAGCTTCATATCACCAGACTGCGATTTGAAAGACGCTAGTGAGCTCGCGGCGACATCGGCCGTGATATCTCCAGATGCCGTGATGATATCAACTGTGTAGTCGCGTGGTGGGAACTCGCGATCTGGGCGAGCAGCCTTCTGAGCACTAGTGAGAGGCTCATCAATCTTGACCGTGCCTGAAGCAGAGCGCACACGAAACTCAGCAGGTCGAACATTCTGAGGGTTCACTGGCTTCGGTCcaatgttggtgatgatatCGCCTGAGGCCGTTTCGATGTCGAGGAGGTCGTAAAGGGGATACCATCCCTTGACATCGCCGCTGGCTGTATGAATGCGGATTTCGCGGGATGAGAGAGTGTAAGGAACAActtccttgcccttgatcGTTTTGATGCCAGGCGAAGTGATATCACCGCTGGCGCTTCGTATGTTGACCCCATTCTGGACTCCCAGAACGACCCCCTCTTTGAGGTTGACGTCAAGCTGCTGAGTCTCAATGTTAAGATGGTCAAGGATAGTCTCACGATGAGCCGAGACCGTGATACGTATTTGGATGCAAGGAGCCTTGTCAGACGAGCTCCAGTCGACTCTGCGTGGCACCTTGATCTCAAAGACCTGGGTTgtcttgttgaagtcggCCTTAACCCTGAGATTGTCGTGGTTGGAGATAACCTGCAGCTCGATACTAGCAGGCGAGGAATCCTCTACAGGCCGAAGAATAACTTCACCAGAGACATGGGTGCTCCATCCTTTAAGGTCATTGGACTTGACCATTCTTTGTATAATGCTAAGGTTGCGGTCAGATTGGATATCGATTTCCTCAATGAAATGGGCGGAGTGTTGAGGCTTTTCAAGGCAAGTTCGCGAAGGATTCCAGTCGAAGTCATCGCCGTCGTCGGCAGGTGGTGCAACGGGATCATTATCCTCGACTGGTTTTGAGTGTGACTAGCAGTTATTTTAGTCCAGATATCGTACTATATCAACATAAGACTTACGCCGTGGTTAGACTGCATAGTAaagctgctgaagatcaTAAAAACGACAGAGAAAATGAGAAGCGAAGCAAGGACTGTCTTGACTTTCTtcctgatgttgaagtttgAGACAGAGTCTTTAAATTGTTGCCAACGTGATGGTTGTTGAGCTGAGTTGTAGGGGCTGCTCATAGACTCTGGAGCATGGTTGATCAAAGGTCTATTCTCCTCAGGCCGACCCATTGTAGCTGTAGAAGCAAAGGTTTGATAGTTATTCACTGTAGTTGGCGGCGAAGTTGTCGTAGGTGAGGGCGAGTAAGCAGGTGGTGCGTCAACTGGATGAGCAAACAGAGgagaagctcttggaggAGAACGTGGCGTCGATGCGATGGGGTTCTCCGAGCCACTCGCGTTCTCGTGTGACGAGGCAGTGCTTTCAGGGTTGCGTCCAGCAGAGCCTCCGGTATTTAACAacctcctctccctctctgcttcttgaatCTTTGCATCGCGACTCAACTGAGTTGGGTCCTCGACAAGCACATTTGGAACATGAGGTACGTTTTGTCCAGAGCGAGATGACGACGACTCAGACGACGCGTGGAAGTAACCGTCTGTTGGCGAGAGGGCATCAGGTTCATCGTCAGAGTCGGCGGAATAGAGATTGTCAGAGTAAGGAGCAGGCATTTTGTCCTTGTCTCGTTATTGGCGTACAGTATGTTTGTGGGCGTGGGGCGTGTAAGACGGTGCAATTGATCCAGACGCACGTCAAATACCCCTTTTTACTGAAGTAAGAAGGAGATTAAGGTGATGCGTACGTGGCACTCTTCACAAGAGGAATCTGAGCGTGCTCACGCCGTGTATCACTAGATTATTGAGGTGAAGAATGCCAGACGAGATGAGAGAAAGATGAAGTTGAGCTGCGGCGCGGATGAAAAAAAAGAGGGGAACGGGTCTTGCTTACAGCACCTCTCTTTTTGTTTCCTACAATCAGCCTATGGCCATGGTTCTAGACTGAATATTCCTGCTCGGTTACGTTGCTTGGTTGCGATGCTTCTGATCATGTAACGACTTTGGCCGATCACACTATTGCTCTTTGGGGGCGAGCGTTGAATGTGCATATGAAGCGGCGTAATACTGCAAAATGTCCGATCAAGCCATCCATTTATCATGTTTTCCAACTTATAAGCCATGGTATGTTCAATGCTTCCTTACTTGGCTATACGGTATTTTCAATATCATGAGTTATATTATCTCTACCCCAggtctctcttttctttatatttcttctttctcctccgATTCAAGTTCTCTTCAGAATCTTCCGTTCCCTCGTCTTATCTTCCGTCTCCCACCAGAGCAAGGATCCTCTATCACTTTACAAAAGTTCCCCCAACCTTCACAACCCCGCAGTCCTCTTTCGACCCTTGCCAACTGCCATTCCTGTGCAAGCTCAATTCATAGTTACAATGTTGCGTAAGCCCTGCAGCAAAGGCCGCGAGTTCTTGACATGCGGCTGACGACAACCTGTGACTGTGGAAGATAAAAGAACGAGTCAAGATCGCGAAATGACGTTTGATGATCGAGAATAATCAGCAAGATACGTGATAGGGCTGATTGATAACGACTACTTCTTGGCCAAGCTACCCCAGCCGAGCTTGGATCTGCAGTGCGGTAATAAGCTTCTTTTGTGAGCTGCCAAAGCAATTATGAGCTTGGTGGGCAGCTTCGTCTGGACCTCCTTTCATTCTTAAGTCTAGAACACATTCACTCCAGCAGTGAGCTTCACACCTCAAGCTTCCACCGTGCCTTCataattattaccttctCATGGCTGTTATTGCAGTCCAACGAGTCCTAGGGTTACCCAGGGCAGCCCCTCCTGTATGAACCATTCCGCCGGAGCCGGCCCCACATCTCCGGCTCCGATTCCGTGTCCGAAATGGGCATGCTCGATCTCGGATGTTTTCCAGGACCTCTCACAGCTAGCCCACCGCCTTTCTCAATTCAACAATTTCATAGATGGCGAGTCAGAGTAACTTTCATTATCGTTTCGAACCTAGTCAAGGAAACTGATGGATTCATCACGAGACCTCATCTTCTTGTAACCACTTCTATCTTGAACAGAAATGTCCACCCAATTCTAACCACTGACTCCCAGCACCTCCGAAAATGAGAAACATGCAGTGTCAGCCGAATCATCGCCTCGTCTTCTGACGATGGCTGCTGGCCACTTTCTTCTGATATATCAATCCCTTCAACGCCAGAATATTTCCCCATCGTAACGCAATGCCATCCAATCGCTAGATCCTCGCTTTCCAGAATGTTGATGTGAAATTTGCGTGCGTGCGTGCGTGTGTATAGTAAATGTTAATTGTGAAACAGGGGAGGATCCCTGTAGTTTTTTGTGTTTGGCCCTTTTATCTCATCGCTAGTTGAGGCTTCTAGCTCAATCCAAGAATTCTCTTGGAATTCTCGTACACCACCCAAGTGATACTCAAGGCGGGAGCGACCTTCAGAAGGTTGGGTGTAAGGCCCTTGTATAAGCCTCGATACCCTTCTCGTTGAATCGTTTTCCTCGTTACGTCCCAGATACCAGTGTATGTTGCGGGATGCATGGCCGTGCCCTGGGTTTGAAGTCGTGTTCGCACTACGTTCAGGGGGTAGACAACGCTGGCTCCAAAGGCTCCAGATGTGGCGCCGATGATTCCCGTGGCAATGTTTCCGGGTTTGACATCGTCTTCATGGACGTTGTTCTTCCGAGCATAGTACGACTTATAAGACTTTTTTAGTAGTTCAAAAGTGCCCATGTCGATAGCACTGTAGGGAAACATTCCCACGAGTCCCATGGTCAATCCTCGATAGCAGGCACGCACACCACCATCTGCATACATTTTCACAGCGGTCTGGCGAACCAAAGCCGCACCTTGAAGACCGTCCTTGACAGTCTCACATTGTAGGCGGAACTTGAGGGTATCAAGGGGGTAAACCGAAGCCCTGCCAATTATCAGTTTCTAAGTTCTGTCAAGATTTCTGTCAAACTTACTGTGCTATCATGCCAGCAAAGCCACCTGAGGCGAATTTTGACCACGAGCTGAGATGCTTTGGATCACCATGGCCCTCGAAATTGGCAAGTGCGCGTTTTGCCGCTTCATACGAACCAAATTTAATGGCCGTCTCAGGCATGATTTTGATGACATTGAGGCCGTTTCCTAGTCTTGTTAGCATCTTCCATCACATCCAAGGCCAATATGAACCCTAGTTCATTATGATGCAGACTTACCAGCAAAAAGACTTCGAACACCCCCTGACCGAACAAGATCTCGAAAAGCATCGCCGAACGGTTTTGCTGCGTTTTTCAGAGCAGCGAGAGGACGGCCTTGTCGAAGTGCTGCACCTGCGGTCTCGGTACGACTGGACGTATTCACAAGCAGATAGACCTTCAGCCGATCGAGAGGCGCAGTAGCCGTACGCGACACTCCACCGGCGATGGCACCTGCTAGAAAGTAGCCTGGATCGGGTACAAATTGTGTTAGTCTAAACTTCTTGTGCACTGCTGTTGAAGCTCCAGTGGTGTGTTCATGTTCAGTTCCATGGGTGCCATCGTCGACGTGTTGTGTAAGCGTTTCGGCGATTTCCTGCGATATCTCGGTAGCTGCATCATCGTAGTCGGGATATGAGACTGCGGCCGCGGTAGCCATGTTCTCGGTCTGGTTCGGGGACTCATCCGGATTTGAGGTGCTGGGTTGACTGACGGAAGTCGATGTCCGGTCGGGTGAAGGTATAGGTCTTGGGAAATCGTAGGGGAAAGCGACTCGTAGAAGAGAGCCGAAAAGGGTGATGAAAAGAGAGCGGAAGCCGTCCGTACCTAGACCCTCTAATGTTTCCTCGCTCACAAGTGTGTCTCCTTCTGGAGTCACGCTGACCACCGAGTAGTAAAAGTCAAGTACGGCATGAAGTTGGGAGTCATGGTCGTGGGGCGGCATAAATAGCAGGAAGTTTCTGGGAGTTCATGATCAGCTGCTAAGTCCATGATCGACAAGGAGACGCTTCAAGCAAAATCTCGACTTCGAGAAACCGGTCGCAAATGTATCGCCGATGATAGCGATTGGGCTTGGCACATGACGTTATGAGGGTTATCCCCGCCAAAATGACTGAGGGTCAGTCATGAGCTCTGAGCATCTGATGGGATGCGACTGACAGCCAGTGGAGATCTCAAGTGAAAAATGCAACAAAAAAGCATCCAGATAGAACTGAAAATAAAATACTGACCGCCATTCGTCAAATGTGACATAACCGTCATTGTTGAGGTCCATATCATCGAAGAACTCGGTAAGGCGGCGGTTCGATAGTGTGAGTCCGGCATTCTTGAAAGCTGTTTGAAGCTCAAGTTTGTCCAATTTTCCATTCCCATCTTTATCAATTGATCGAAATAGGGCAAAAAGCTGGCGCTCTGCATTTTCGACAAATTTTCGGAACTCTAAAGGGTGCGAACAGCCAAAAGTAAGCTTTCAACATCGTGGCCGTAGGTACCGAGGCAATATCTGGAAGAGTTGGAGctccaaagtcaaagacagATTTGCGTACCGTTATATTGTATCTTGCCATCGCCGTTTTGATCCACCTCTTCCATTATACGTTTCAGCATATCGTCGGCATTCTTCATGGCTGTAATTGCTCATCAGTATCTCTACCAAGCTTGAGCCAGCGCGGGCTCTCGCTTACGATGGTCAATCCTTCGAAGCCCCTTCCGCAGACCCTTTAGGTCAAGTTCACCAGTATGATCAGGCTCGAGGCTCGCCCAGAGCTTCTCGACACGAGCATCGCGAGAGTTCTGGGGCTCCCTAAGCCCCTCTTCGATTTCCTCCACAATGTTTGTCACGCGCATGACGACAGTTGTAACTGCAATGGTGGCATATCTCGTTCCGGCAAGATTTCAGGTACGTCGGGCGCAACAGGCGCAAAAAGCCCTGCGCTGCAGGAGAGCGTCGCTGTGGAAATAAAATCGAGGTACGGCGACTTCGAGGGAGGTATTGTCGGGTTACCGGAAGTTCATGGCTAAACTGTCGTAGGAAGGATTCGGGTCGGAAAGGaaaagatggtgttgaagtgcCAATGCCAATTGACGAGCTGTGACGTTGGTAGCTGAATGAAACCCCCCAAACCGGGTTAACGttttgctgctcttgctcAAAAATGCCTGTACCAAATACCAAATGCTACAGTGGAGCTACTTGCTGGATCTGACCTTAGCCCCGTCCGTCATGGCCCGGGGTGGCTATCAACAGCCGTCCTGCCCGCTGTTGGGCACTGCTTCGAAGCCTGGCGATCAATCAGAGGCACTGTATTATGCTTAGTGCCCTGGAAGGACCCGCTGAGCTATTCTTTTGCTGTCTCTAGCTGCCAACATCCTCGCTCTGTCTCGGCATAAACTCCTGGCTCCTCATCTCGAAGAATTTCTTTGTCAAGTTGCAAATATTCACATGATCTACGGACTAGTCAAGTGAAAAATATGTTCAATCAGTGGATTAATAGTTTAGTTTACTATTAGAGCGTCCTATCAAAACGTCTTATCTGAAGCTCAAAAGTTTCTTATCTCATAATTGGGTTGCTCTCAAAGACAGTTCCGGGCATATGGTCTGACAAATCATCGAAATACACTTCTGCATATCTGAGATGCTACATAGAATATGATAGAATAACTATGCTTCACAGTTCAACAAAATTCTATGGAGGGGTTCACCTTATTTGATCTCTTGCCCGGAGTCTTCCATGTCGTTAAACTACCAGGTTCATACGATAGTAAGATAAAGTTAGAGTTCTAGGACTACAGACAGCCAGCCTGGAAGCTTCATACAACACCAAAATGTATGAGTGTCTCTGATCTCCAATAACAATAACCAGTAACGCCTAAAACTCCCAGTCAATGCTCCTCAATGCTTAACCCGCATATACCATGCTTCATGTCTCGTTTCTCATAACTTGATCACTTATCTAAGCCTCTTGCCTTAACAAACCTGTTGATCTGTTCACGAGTGAGCTTGTCGTTGTAATGTTCATAACATTCATAAAATGATATTATCTCCTGAGTAGCATCCACCATAGATGCAATCTCCACGTTGCTGTCGACCAGCCATTTCGCAAATTTTTGCACCCGCGACACCCGATCTTGTTGCCGCTTCTCCTTAGGTTCTACAGCAGCAGGCTCGGGCATTCCACCTTGTGCTTGTTGGCCCTGTGCTCGCATCAGCGCCTGTTGAGCGGCTGCTAGTCCTGCTGCGGCGGCCGCTCCTGAAGTGTTCTGGCCAGGACCGGAGTTATTAggtctcaacaccaaggccAGTAGGATGGCAACCATGGCGATAATATGTGGAGGGTATAGGAGCGGAAGATCCGTCATGAAGTGATCGTTGATGACCGAGCGAGCCAGTTGCACTTCGTCGTCCACCAACGATAATTCGCTTCGCAAGGCTGTGATCGTTCGATACGGTTGGAATACAATCAACTGTGATCGCATCTCGCTTATCATGAAGAACTCACACTCGCCCAGCTTGGACGTGTCGATGGCCACGAGATCTCCCCACATCTGTCGCGCCTCTGTCACGATGAGTCGAATATGTTGAGGAGACTCTTCTATTTTGCAGGCTAGGTATATCGCGGTCGCTATGACGAGGTATGGGTTCGTTCGGCGAATCTCGACTTTGGAGTAGAATCGCTTCATGTAGACCTGCGCCGTGGCCATGGATTGTTGTCGAATCGTTAATCGCTTCGCCAGCCGTATCAATTCTGCGCGTCCCTTGAGTCAGCCAATCAGTTCTCTCGTGGTATAGAGGTGTCCACGTACGTTGATTAAAATATATGTACAAATGGCGTTGCTGCGGAAGCGGAAACATTCGCACCAGTTCGGCATTGtcctcttcaagcttctgTCGCATTGTCGCGAGCTGCTCCTTGGTGAAGCTCCAGAAGCGACATTGTGTCGATTGCCAATAATTGGCTGACATGTCTTCTGATAGACCGTTAGGTACCAATTCCGCAGGAAGATTAGACTTTTAAGGAGGCAGGTTTGACAGCCGAAGCTGTTGAGGTTTCGTTGAAATAGTCAACTTGGAGAGGGGCTCGCAAGGCTGGCAACGGCGCCACACGGAAGGGTCCCGTCTTGTGGCTGATTAGCGATATTAAACGACCTACCCAATAGAATTTGCACTTGAAGCGCCTGTTGTTTAACTGGTAATTTACTAGCTGTAAATTAGTCTTGAGTATGAGATCCAGGTGAATTCGGCATTTCCTGATTGTGTTTGCACATGTCCTATTTATACTGGGTACTTTCACTCTCGTCAGAGTCCAAATAAGTCATACTGGTAATCCGGTATAACTTGGATACTCCACTCATCATGCCCTCAAACTTGTAGAAGTCTAACTTTTCTCTCTGTGAATTGAGATTATACTCTTGTGCATCAAGAAGCTATTAAAGGTACTATCTGACTTCTAACTCGCCTTTGGGTATCAAAACTTGTCTCCGTCATAGCAACACTTCGCCACGTGTTAATGATTCGAAAATCGTCGTGATCTGTTCCTCATCCAACTCCTTGACGCCGTCCAGATCAAACATGGGGATGCCCTTGTCAGACTTTTTAAAAAGAAGTGTACCGCCCTCCTGTTCGTCGACCTCGATATACCCTGGCTTGGAACCCATGTGCCCTGGAACAAGGGCACACAAAAACGAGGTTAAGTCTGGCATGGAGTAGGATTTGTCAGGGTATTGTTGCTCAAGTGACACTTGATTTGTGACGATCTTGACGGGCTCCTCGTGGCAGTTGAAGCCCAGAATTCGCTTCTCGATACAGTGGCCTCCGAATTTCTTCAGGCCTAGGGCTGAGTACTTTATACTCTGCGCTGTATGTGAAGGCACGACGGTGAACTCTGCAAATTCCGCAGATCGACTGAGAACGATCTTGGCTGCTTGTTGGTTGAGGGCGATGTTGAACTGGTTGGAGAAGAGATTCGCTGACATGTCGCAGGAACCCTATCACCATAAGTATCTTGTCAATGAGGAGTATGGATCAGACTTACCACCTGCAAGTGACACTTGATCTTGCTGGCTACGCCTCTATCGAGGAACTGTTGTAGGATTCTCAACGAAGAACCCCCAAAGAAACGAACGCTTCCCGCGGTCTGGATCCGATTCAAAACTTTGTCCAAGACAAGTCGTTCCACAGAAATGTCTGAGAGCTTTCTAT
This genomic window contains:
- a CDS encoding RNA polymerase II holoenzyme cyclin-like subunit, with protein sequence MSANYWQSTQCRFWSFTKEQLATMRQKLEEDNAELVRMFPLPQQRHLYIYFNQQLIRLAKRLTIRQQSMATAQVYMKRFYSKVEIRRTNPYLVIATAIYLACKIEESPQHIRLIVTEARQMWGDLVAIDTSKLGECEFFMISEMRSQLIVFQPYRTITALRSELSLVDDEVQLARSVINDHFMTDLPLLYPPHIIAMVAILLALVLRPNNSGPGQNTSGAAAAAGLAAAQQALMRAQGQQAQGGMPEPAAVEPKEKRQQDRVSRVQKFAKWLVDSNVEIASMVDATQEIISFYECYEHYNDKLTREQINRFVKARGLDK